The following are encoded together in the Strongyloides ratti genome assembly S_ratti_ED321, chromosome : 2 genome:
- a CDS encoding ATP-dependent RNA helicase DDX54 → MLNNKFHSNNNDSDVEIDYDVLNAAANRKNKKSGGWQAMGLDNNVFKALERKGFKQPTPIQRKAIPTILDGRDVVAMSRTGSGKTAAFVVPILQKLKMRNPTGIRALLISPTRELAIQTFNVIKELGRFTGLRAACIVGGESLQENFAIIHQTPDILIATPGRLAHIAVEMELKLDFVKMVVFDEADRLFEMGFADQINEIIRRIPDSRQTLLFSATLPKMIIEFAKAGLSDPCLIRLDTDCKISDKLSMIFLLCRAHEKIHALLYLIREFLDKNQQTVVFCATMKHVEYVVSILEKSSISCAPLYSSLDPTARKENIQKFHDKSINILVVTDVAARGVDIPLLDNVINFHFPPKAKLFVHRVGRVARAGKSGRAYSLIAPDELPYVVDLHLFLGRGCKFAKETDQYNEKDHVIGKIPTKIIHLEMDFIKSCHECLDISDIHFKSENAMKKYISTRPQASAESIKRTKVEMKSVFETTATHPILRNKMDDVKSTVDVLKQLKEYRPKATIFEVRSNNNSKTVEIMKQKRKAHESLIDERKKQDRKRKLEEAKEIGNANKVEPEIEVKPQVIEDDGVFIEAAFEDIPLKVEPVNKKKKDLYLHALPKDYFAEKQMAIDNSFGTLASEVCLDLTADDDENLHKQKRQQVWDRKKKKFVSSGANDDPKNRKIKTEDGHWVKASYKKGVYKDWVNKQKLAFAKDTEDEDRFNVGKNFKKGKKDKEVKGGRSELRSVDQILKSRKAKDKTREFQERRRHEKIKAKESAAKKKFTKKFGDDRGGDRSKKGKNFGGKNFNSKKKSFVKSRPKGRK, encoded by the exons atgttgaataataaatttcaCAGTAACAATAATGATTCTGATGTAGAGATTGATTATGATGTTCTTAATGCGGCAGCTAACagaaaaaataagaaatctGGTGGATGGCAAGCTATGg gaCTTGATAACAATGTTTTTAAAGCATTGGAAAGAAAAGGATTTAAACAACCAACACCAATTCAAAGGAAAGCTATACCAACAATATTAGATGGAAGGGATGTTGTAGCAATGTCACGTACAGGATCCGGTAAAACAGCTGCATTTGTTGTAccaatattacaaaaattaaaaatgagaAATCCAACAGGAATTAGAGCTCTTCTTATATCACCAACAAGAGAATTGGCTATTCAAACATTTAATGTCATTAAAGAATTAGGAAGGTTTACCGGTTTACGTGCTGCTTGCATTGTCGGTGGAGAAAGTTTACAGGAAAATTTTGCTATTATTCATCAAACACCTGATATATTAATTGCAACACCAGGTAGATTAGCTCATATAGCTGTAGAGATGGAATTAAAATTGGATTTTGTTAAAATGGTTGTTTTTGATGAAGCAGATAGGCTTTTTGAAATGGGTTTTGCTGATcaaattaatgaaattattagAAGAATACCAGATTCAAGGCAGACTCTTCTATTTTCTGCTACATTACCTAAAATGATTATTGAATTTGCGAAAGCTGGTTTGAGTGATCCATGTTTGATACGACTAGATACGGACTGTAAAATTTCTGATAAACTTTCAATGATATTTTTGTTGTGTCGAGCTCATGAAAAAATCCATGCATTATTGTATTTGATAAGagaatttttagataaaaatcaACAAACAGTTGTTTTTTGTGCTACAATGAAACATGTTGAGTATGTTGTTTCTATTCTTGAAAAAAGTTCTATATCTTGTGCACCTTTGTACTCTTCATTAGATCCAACAGctagaaaagaaaatattcaaaaatttcatgataaaagtattaatattCTTGTTGTTACTGATGTTGCTGCACGTGGAGTAGATATTCCATTACTTGATAATGTTATCAATTTCCATTTTCCACCAAAAGCAAAACTTTTTGTTCATCGTGTTGGTAGAGTTGCTCGTGCTGGAAAATCTGGTAGAGCTTATAGTTTGATAGCTCCTGATGAACTTCCATATGTTGTagatttacatttatttttaggtaGAGGTTGTAAATTTGCAAAGGAAACTGAtcaatataatgaaaaagatCATGTTATAGGAAAAATACCAACGAAAATTATTCATCTAGAAATggattttattaaatcatgTCACGAATGTTTAGATATAAGtgatattcattttaaatcTGAAAATGctatgaaaaaatatatttctactAGACCACAGGCATCAGCTGAATCTATAAAAAGAACAAAAGTTGAAATGAAATCAGTTTTCGAAACCACTGCTACACATCCTATTTTACGTAATAAAATGGATGATGTAAAATCAACTGTAGATGTCTTGAAACAGTTAAAAGAATATAGACCTAAAGCTACAATTTTTGAAGTACGttctaataataattcaaaaacaGTTGAAATTATgaaacaaaaaagaaaagctCATGAAAGTCTTATTGATGAACGTAAGAAACAAGATCgtaaaagaaaattagaAGAAGCTAAGGAAATAGGTAATGCTAATAAAGTTGAACCAGAAATTGAAGTTAAACCTCAAGTAATTGAAGATGATGGTGTATTTATAGAAGCCGCATTTGAAGATATACCTTTGAAAGTTGAACcagtaaataaaaagaaaaaagatttatatttacatgCTTTACCAAAAGATTACTTTGCTGAAAAACAAATGGCTATAGATAATTCATTTGGCACATTGGCATCAGAAGTATGCCTAGATCTTACAGctgatgatgatgaaaatTTGCATAAACAAAAACGTCAACAAGTATgggatagaaaaaaaaagaaatttgttTCTTCTGGTGCTAATGATGATCCCAAAAAtcgtaaaattaaaacagaAGATGGTCATTGGGTTAAAGCATCATATAAAAAAGGTGTATATAAAGATTGggttaataaacaaaaactTGCCTTTGCCAAAGATACCGAAGATGAAGATAGATTTAATGTTGGTAAAAACTTTAAGAAAggtaaaaaagataaagaagTTAAAGGAGGTAGAAGTGAGTTGCGTTCTGTTGATCAAATTCTTAAATCAAGGAAAGCTAAAGATAAAACTAGAGAATTCCAGGAACGTAGACGTCATGAAAAGATTAAAGCTAAAGAATCTGCTgctaaaaagaaatttacaAAGAAATTTGGTGATGATCGTGGTGGAGATCGAAGTAAGAAAGGTAAAAATTTTGgtggtaaaaattttaatagtaaaaaaaaatcttttgtCAAGTCAAGACCAAAAGGAAGGAagtaa
- a CDS encoding Peptidase C1A, papain C-terminal domain and Somatomedin B domain-containing protein yields MYLLIQFKKFLSISIIVIICHLTIISPRGFDGIPGEYCSIRTPTCCENRNDDCTVPILGDHLCYCDMFCDRDQDGNDCCPDFKAVCRSHNTSYLSTSHHGGVCIDSKGHYYSESDVLTNNCQTCTCIDGAWSCNHDSTCLIQEDLLHKVQVGRYSWQAKNYSLFWGKTLEHGIKYKLGTLFPEKSVQNMNEILIKPRELPSQFDSREKWGNMIHGINDQGECASSWAMSTTGVSSDRLAIITDGRINANLSPQQLLSCNQHRQKGCEGGYLDRAWWYIRKLGVLSEECYPYRSGYTQQPETCQVSKSAFIEGRIDTCVGGGQSDDVTIYKMTPPYRVGRREEDIMTEIITNGPVQATFLVYEDFFMYSGGVYQHLDIAKEKGYQYTGSGYHSVRILGWGEDWSTGRLIKYWLCANSWGEEWGEKGYFRILRGENHCEIESFVIGAWGKGAKRRRRFKIKKMRKRRFRHF; encoded by the exons atgtatttattaatacaatttaagaaatttttatcaattagtATAATTGTCATTATTTGTCATTTAACAATCATCTCTCCACGTGGATTTGATGGTATTCCTGGAGAATATTGTTCAATAAGGACACCAACATGTTGTGAAAATCGTAATGATGATTGTACAGTTCCAATTCTTGGAGACCATCTATGTTATTGTGATATGTTTTGTGATCGTGATCAAGATGGTAATGATTGCTGTCCTGATTTTAAAGCAGTTTGTAGAAGTCATAATACTTCATACCTGTCAACTTCTCATCATGGAGGTGTATGTATAGATTCAAAAGGTCATTATTATAGTGAAAGTGATGTTTTAACAAACAATTGTCAGACATg taCATGTATTGATGGAGCTTGGAGTTGTAATCATGATAGTACTTGCTTAATACAAGAAGACTTACTTCATAAAGTTCAAGTTGGAAGATATAGTTGGCAggcaaaaaattattcactTTTTTGGGGAAAAACATTAGAACATggtattaaatataaattaggAACACTATTTCCTGAAAAATCAGTACAAAATAtgaatgaaattttaataaaaccaAGAGAGTTACCAAGTCAATTTGATTCAAGAGAAAAGTGGGGAAATATGATTCATGGTATTAATGATCAGGGTGAATGTGCAAGTTCATGGGCAATGTCAACAACAGGAGTTTCCTCAGATAGATTAGCAATTATAACTGATGGAAGAATAAATGCTAATTTATCTCCACAACAATTATTATCATGTAATCAACATCGCCAAAAAGGTTGTGAAGGTGGTTATTTAGATAGAGCATGGTGGTATATCAGAAAACTTGg AGTATTGTCAGAAGAATGTTATCCATATCGTAGTGGTTATACACAACAACCAGAAACATGTCAAGTTTCTAAAAGTGCTTTTATTGAAGGAAGAATTGATACATGTGTTGGAGGTGGACAATCAGATGATgttacaatatataaaatgacaCCACCATACAGAGTTGGTAGAAGAGAGGAAGACATAATGACagaaattataacaaatgGACCTGTTCAAGCAACATTTTTAGTTTatgaagatttttttatgtattcaGGTGGTGTATATCAGCATTTAGATATTGCCAAAGAAAAAGGATATCAATATACAGGTAGTGGATATCATTCAGTAAGGATACTTGGTTGGGGTGAAGATTGGAGTACTGgaagattaataaaatattggcTTTGTGCAAATTCATGGGGTGAAGAATGGGGAGAAAAAGGATACTTTAGAATATTAAGAGGAGAAAATCATTGTGAAATAGAAAGTTTTGTTATTGGAGCATGGGGAAAAGGAGCAAAAAGAAGGAGAAGGTTTAAGATTAAGAAAATGAGAAAAAGACGTTTCCGTCATTTTTAA
- a CDS encoding LPS-induced tumor necrosis factor alpha factor domain-containing protein: MRDSGVWPMPNFHLLPKEYHIYYVDYFDSDGNFRFDRIQNEYFGNLIEIPESFISNKDTFSLNEGIGEIRNIDEFKNTANDFLLNDNMSSDVKIEGNIFTQTTDVQVQAAIAINKNLPKFCEQIKDDSINLLKISRPHAIKKLSKRQLQNIKKHIVKKRKLCNETCKKWNEMTLDEQEAYLEEHAFSIHSSISSRASSASSSTRTGLSSQSSTSSRNISLPQSPRMASPVECRQDTTSTILNSTKKDDNMMPVFDDPVLNNLLNDSLAAAITESKEIVNKSKNENNKISNDNSNRLNLPTNEPTFGETIYMSNINDDIRPDLALFQNQDTTPNNDLFSLDNNKLRIKFLLLTCYKMTQERYTSVPVPIHRSASHTPSMLVNAKKYLSDRPQLLDCPRCRCHGETELTFKIGLFTWVCFFIILIAGVLILPLFFVWVPFSIETFKDVEHHCASCKAYIGTYRRLGKST; encoded by the exons ATGAGAGATTCTGGTGTGTGGCCTATGCCAAATTTTCACTTATTACCTAAAgaatatcatatatattatgtagATTATTTTGATAGTGATGGAAACTTTAGATTTGATAGGATacaaaatgaatattttggaaatttaatagaaatacCAGAATCATTCATTTCAAATAAAGAtacattttcattaaatgaaGGTATTGGTGAGATAAGAAATATagatgaatttaaaaatacagcaaatgattttcttttaaatgataatatgtCATCGGATGTAAAAATAGAAGGAAACATATTTACTCAAACTACTGATGTTCAAGTACAGGCAGCTATtgcaataaataaaaatcttcCCAAATTTTGTGAACAAATAAAGGATGACTCAATTAATTTACTGAAAATATCACGTCCACAtgctataaaaaaattatccaaAAGACAACTacaaaacattaaaaaacatatagTTAAAAAGAGAAAACTTTGTAATGAGACTTGTAAAAAATGGAATGAAATGACATTAGATGAACAAGAAGCATATTTGGAGGAACATGCATTTTCAATACATTCTTCTATTTCATCAAGGGCATCATCTGCATCCTCTTCAACAA GAACAGGGTTATCTTCACAATCTTCTACAAGTAGTAGAAATATTTCATTACCTCAATCACCTAGAATGGCATCACCTGTAGAGTGCCGTCAAGATACTACttcaacaattttaaattcaacAAAGAAAGATGACAATATGATGCCAGTATTCGATGATCCGgtgttaaataatttattaaatgatagtCTTGCTGCAGCAATCACAGAAAGTAAAGAAATTGTTAATAAGTccaaaaatgaaaataataaaatttctaacgATAATAGTAATAGATTGAATTTACCTACAAATGAACCAACGTTTGGAGAAACCATTTATATGTCTAATATAAATGATGATATAAGGCCGGACTTAGCTTTATTTCAAAACCAAGATACAACTCCAAATAATGATCTCTTTTCATTAGATAAT aATAAATTAAGAATCAAATTTCTTTTGTTAACTTGTTACA aaATGACACAAGAACGCTATACTTCAGTACCAGTACCTATTCATAGATCAGCTTCTCATACACCATCAATGTTGGTGAATGCCAAAAAGTATCTATCTGATAGACCACAACTTCTTGATTGCCCAAGGTGTCGTTGTCATGGAGAGACAGAATTAACTTTCAAGATTGGCTTATTTACATgggtttgtttttttataatccTTATAGCTGGAGTACTTATTTTACCTTTATTCTTTGTCTGGGTACCATTCTCAATAGAAACTTTTAAGGATGTTGAACATCATTGTGCTTCCTGTAAAGCTTACATTGGAACATATAGAAGATTGGGAAAAAGTACATAA
- a CDS encoding JmjC domain-containing protein, with the protein MSIIWSFVVIVLIVVKADNYNGGWKTEKEIPIGIDGPCTVERRDGNIFTQEEFIKDFAYQKPVVIYNVDNSQFSKNCKRDEILKNWGDKPVVLNSANTYSYTRKETTFDDYVNRLLGAQDIGTLGNETFILFGDIDQSIWKPLLDTYNLPSWFLPNYEPALSFGIAGVGTGVPFHFHGPGFAEVIHGSKRWFLQPFEKKPIFNPDQSTLQWYYTVYPTLSDNEKPLECLMNPGELIYFPDKWWHATLNTETSVFISTFLSRLPKSKLPPKTEL; encoded by the exons ATGAGTATTATATGGAGTTTTGTGGTGATTGTTCTTATTGTTGTTAAAGCTGACAATTACAATGGTGGTTg gaAAACTGAAAAAGAAATTCCTATAGGTATTGATGGTCCATGTACTGTTGAAAGAAGAGatggaaatatttttacacaAGAAGAATTTATCAAAGA ttttgcATATCAAAAGCCTGTagtaatatataatgttGATAATAGTCAGTTTAGCAAAAATTGTAAACGagatgaaatattaaaaaattgggGTGATAAACCAGTTGTTCTTAATTCTGCTAATACTTATTCATATACAAGAAAAGAAACAACATTCGATGATTATGTAAACCGATTACTAGGAGCACAAGACATCGGAACATTGGGAAATG aaacatTTATTCTATTTGGTGATATTGATCAAAGTATATGGAAACCTTTATTAGATACATACAATCTTCCTTCATGGTTTCTACCAAATTATGAACCAGCGTTGTCTTTTGGTATAGCTGGTGTTGGAACTGGTGTACCTTTTCATTTTCATGGTCCAGGTTTTGCAGAGGTTATTCATGGAAGCAAAAGATGGTTTCTTCAAccatttgaaaaaaaaccAATTTTTAATCCGGACCAATCTACTCTTCAGTGGTATTATACAGTATATCCAACTTTGTCAGATAATGAAAAACCACTTGAATGTTTGATGAATCCTGGTGAATTAATCTATTTTCCGGATAAATGGTGGCATGCAACTCTAAATACAGAAACTTCAGTTTTTATAAGTACATTTTTAAGTCGACTACCTAAATCTAAATTACCTCCCAAAACTGAATTGTAg
- a CDS encoding Mitochondrial import inner membrane translocase subunit Tim8 A has product MDPSVSNFLQELQAETQKVKFNEQVHSLTGRCWDICFPDNRFPSRMDARNERCLNNCVNRLIDASALMINHLQSHVPGSGGDHKEVETKSSSWW; this is encoded by the coding sequence ATGGATCCTTCAGTATCTAATTTTCTCCAAGAACTTCAAGCAGAGACACAAAAAGTAAAGTTTAATGAGCAAGTACATTCTTTAACAGGACGTTGCTGGGATATTTGTTTTCCAGACAATCGTTTTCCATCAAGAATGGATGCTAGAAATGAACGGTGTTTGAATAATTGTGTTAACCGTTTGATTGATGCTTCAGCCTTAATGATAAATCATCTTCAAAGTCACGTTCCAGGTAGTGGTGGTGATCATAAAGAGGTAGAAACAAAAAGTTCTTCATGGTGGTAA
- a CDS encoding Translocation protein SEC62: protein MGRKFRNENDTESEDDNYNLTKEEEDIAYILRYNSGCKDVSVDNDDVSYTRGDRMIECLLNSKKYGVSSELGLFKNINDATDYCQILMDKKLFVRVDKKVFRKKDASDHPENTKVQKKLKFYFSNLQNFDATSEAYYLWNYNPTTLFKKIIGVIMMLGAVGLCLMPLWPAWLKIVCYYIGVAGASFICFLIGLYFFQQALFFCLLFASFGKLQFTILPNLVAECSFLESFVPLYTYQWSIKKNKKEN from the exons ATGGGACGCAAATTTAGAAAt gaaaATGACACTGAATCTGAGgatgataattataatttgactaaagaagaagaagataTAGCTTACATATTAAGATACAATTCTGGGTGCAAAGATGTAAGTGTTGACAATGATGATGTGTCTTACACGCGTGGAGATAGGATGATTGAATGCCTTCTAAATTCAAAAAAGTATGGTGTTTCATCTGAATTAggattgtttaaaaatattaatgatgcAACAGATTATTGTCAAATACTTATggataaaaagttatttgtTCGAGTTGACAAGAAAGTTTTTCGAAAGAAAGATGCATCTGATCATCCAGAAAATACGaaagtacaaaaaaaacttaagttttatttttctaactTACAAAATTTTGATGCAACATCTGAAGCATATTATCTTTGGAACTACAATCCAACTAcattatttaagaaaattatcGGTGTGATTATGATGTTAGGAGCAGTAGGGTTATGTTTAATGCCGTTATGGCCAGCATGGTTGAAAATTGTATGTTATTACATTGGAGTAGCTGGTGCTTCCTTCATATGTTTTCTTATTGGACTTTATTTTTTCCAACAAGCATTATTCTTTTGCCTTTTATTCGCATCTTTTGGAAAGCTACAGTTTACTATACTTCCAAATTTAGTAGCTGAATGTAGTTTCCTCGAGTCTTTTGTTCCATTGTATACATATCAATGGAgtataaagaaaaacaaaaaagaaaattaa
- a CDS encoding NADH dehydrogenase [ubiquinone] 1 alpha subcomplex assembly factor 3, which translates to MLNRTLSTARNYVYQVIRNCKTKDTGYLTEYHVIPMGKSDVGYQTRISYLSKDMEQAKKQCVHTISCLGFRMIDGQFLYGPIAVFPKTVLSWRVLTPDDITPESLSLFLMLQPKIDILVVGCGDRENIDKVRRRIAPIMKEHRIGLELLTTEDAISTFNFLNSEDRYVAAALYPPDNLVVTDQEYSKTLRLLKSFDELHVNPIMPEIGQERTRDLIKEIWNGKDLSWFYKSRLEIEEKIHAAAEERELLKRPEDRRIKNQPRIEDKKDK; encoded by the exons ATGTTGAATCGTACTTTGTCTACAGCAAGGAATTATGTTTACCAAGTAATTAGGAACTGCAAAACAAAAGACACTGGATATTTGACGGAATATCATGTTATTCCAATGGGTAAAAGTGATGTAGGATATCAAACAAGAATATCCTATCTTTCTAAAGATATGGAGCAAGCTAAAAAACAGTGTGTGCATACAATAAGTTGTTTGGGTTTTCGTATGATTGATGGTCAATTTCTTTATGGGCCGATTGCTGTTTTTCCTAAAACTGTTCTCTCTTGGAGAGTACTTACTCCAGATGATATTACACCAGAATCTTTGTCACTATTTCTAATGTTACAACCAAAAATTGATATTCTTGTGGTCGGATGTGGAGATCGagaaaatattgataaagtAAGACGAAGAATAGCTCCAATAATGAAAGAACACCGCATTGGTTTAGAATTATTGACAACA GAAGATGCTATATctacttttaattttcttaacTCAGAAGACAGATACGTAGCTGCTGCACTGTATCCACCTGATAATTTAGTCGTTACAGATCAAGAGTATTCTAAAACATTACGTTTACTTAAAAGTTTCGATGAATTACATGTAAACCCAATCATGCCag aaattggTCAGGAAAGAACTCGTGAtcttataaaagaaatatggAATGGAAAAGATCTTAGTTGGTTTTACAAGTCGAGACTTGAAATTGAAGAGAAAATTCATGCTGCAGCTGAGGAAAGGGAACTTCTCAAACGACCTGAAGATAGGCGGATAAAGAACCAACCTAGGATAGAAGATAAAAAAGACAAATag
- a CDS encoding Protein LIN52 family-containing protein, whose translation MSENNIFVSEEVPDEGQSNLSVDDLKCSEDPEVIMEKLEESEMIPGLFDFIKKHEIEVDKIYRSFKSFTELDNSDVKLINDLGNLTPEDLMEFIVSIQNRSFQLAKEEATQYARGRILGIVNNGIVDKERMLEDMKQGANIY comes from the exons ATgtctgaaaataatatatttgtttcCGAAGAAGTTCCCGATGAAGGACAATCTAATTTATCAGTAGATGATTTGAAATGTTCAGAAGATCCTGAAGTAATTATGGAGAAATTAGAAGAATCCGAAATGATTCCAGGgttatttgattttattaaaaaacacGAG ATTGAAGTTGATAAGATTTACAGATCATTTAAATCTTTTACAGAACTTGACAATAGTGATGTAAAGCTTATTAACGATCTAGGTAATTTGACTCCCGAAGATCTAATGGAGTTTATCGTCAGTATCCAAAATAGGTCTTTTCAATTAGCTAAAGAAGAAGCTACACAGTACGCTCGTGGTCGCATATTAGGTATCGTAAATAATGGTATTGTTGATAAAGAAAGGATGCTAGAAGATATGAAACAAGGTGCTAATATTTACTAA
- a CDS encoding Small nuclear ribonucleoprotein G: MSRIHPPELNKYLNKYIDVKLTGNRHVSGTLRGFDPFMNIIIEGATEHLKSGETKEIGIIVLRGNSVVIMEPRERIE, encoded by the exons ATGTCTCGTATTCATCCTCCTGAActcaataaatatttgaataagTATATTGATGTTAAACTGACTGGAAATAG GCATGTCAGCGGTACACTTCGTGGATTTGATCCCTTcatgaatattattattgaagGAGCAACGGAACATCTTAAGTCTGGAGAGACAAAAGAGATTGGAATTATTGTTCTTCGTGGAAATTCAGTTGTGATAATGGAACCGAGGGAACGTATAGAGTAG
- a CDS encoding Nematode fatty acid retinoid binding family-containing protein: MSDDLLESIINYFPKDANTFLESLTPEEMTIATQIAGEKPLTDEQEDWNEFLLVVRDQSEPLYRKIIKEVRKEDEKVNKLSYKGRQFIKKFQEKQKTVFQPHGILVMPMAARMSALELFLNYLDLPEIEKEGVDSIIDVFRKHLPVPL, encoded by the coding sequence ATGTCAGATGACTTATTAGAatctataattaattattttcctAAAGATGCTAATACATTTCTTGAATCATTAACACCTGAAGAAATGACAATTGCAACACAAATTGCTGGAGAAAAACCTTTAACTGATGAACAAGAAGATTGGAATGAATTTTTGTTAGTTGTTCGTGATCAATCAGAACcattatatagaaaaattattaaagaagTTAGAAAAGAGGatgaaaaagttaataaactTTCTTATAAAGGTCgtcaatttataaaaaagtttcaagaaaaacaaaaaactGTCTTTCAACCACATGGAATTTTAGTTATGCCTATGGCTGCAAGAATGAGTGcattagaattatttttaaattatcttgATCTTCCTGAAATAGAAAAAGAAGGCGTTGATTCTATAATTGATGTCTTTCGTAAACACCTTCCGGTACCACTTTaa